A single window of Ferrimonas balearica DSM 9799 DNA harbors:
- the sspB gene encoding ClpXP protease specificity-enhancing factor, translating into MSKVLSPSRPYLLRAFYEWLLDNDLTPHLVVEAEMPGVQVPRQFVEDGQIVLNIAPHAVGNLQMGNEEVTFNARFGGQPHALRVPMYAVAAIYARENGAGTVFQPEAAYEQAEGVPNEADIPVADEPVAERPKGRPTLKVIK; encoded by the coding sequence ATGAGCAAAGTGTTGAGCCCCAGCCGGCCGTACCTGCTGCGGGCCTTCTACGAATGGTTGCTGGACAACGACCTGACTCCCCATCTGGTGGTGGAGGCAGAGATGCCCGGTGTCCAGGTACCCCGGCAGTTTGTTGAGGATGGCCAGATCGTCCTCAATATCGCCCCCCATGCGGTGGGCAATCTGCAGATGGGCAACGAGGAAGTGACCTTCAACGCTCGCTTTGGCGGCCAGCCTCATGCCCTGCGCGTGCCGATGTATGCGGTGGCGGCCATCTACGCCCGTGAAAACGGCGCAGGTACCGTCTTCCAGCCGGAAGCTGCGTACGAGCAGGCCGAAGGCGTGCCGAATGAAGCCGATATTCCGGTGGCTGACGAGCCGGTGGCTGAGCGTCCCAAGGGACGTCCGACCCTGAAAGTGATTAAGTGA
- the sspA gene encoding stringent starvation protein SspA: MAVAANKRSVMALYSGASDLYSHQVRIVLAEKGVGVEVIQVDPDQLPQDLAELNPYNSVPTLVDRELVLYNARIIMEYLDERFPHPPLMPVYPVSRGQSRLMMHRIQHDWYTLAERIQNNDGVTAARKELAESILALGPVFAEAPYFMSEEFTLVDCYLAPLFWRLPSLGIELTGRGSAEVKGYMTRLFERESFKASLTEAEREMRIGV, from the coding sequence ATGGCTGTCGCTGCCAACAAACGCTCTGTCATGGCCCTGTATTCCGGTGCCAGCGATCTCTACAGCCACCAGGTTCGTATCGTTCTGGCCGAGAAGGGTGTAGGGGTTGAAGTGATCCAAGTGGATCCGGACCAACTGCCGCAGGATCTGGCTGAGCTGAACCCGTACAACAGCGTACCCACTCTGGTGGATCGGGAACTGGTGCTTTACAACGCACGCATCATTATGGAGTACCTTGATGAGCGTTTCCCTCACCCGCCGCTGATGCCCGTTTATCCGGTTTCCCGTGGCCAAAGCCGTCTGATGATGCATCGCATCCAGCACGACTGGTACACCCTGGCCGAACGCATTCAGAACAACGACGGTGTCACCGCAGCCCGTAAAGAGCTGGCTGAAAGCATCCTGGCCCTGGGCCCGGTATTTGCTGAAGCGCCGTACTTTATGAGCGAAGAGTTCACCCTGGTGGATTGCTACCTGGCGCCGCTGTTCTGGCGTCTGCCGTCCCTGGGTATCGAACTGACCGGTCGTGGCAGCGCCGAAGTGAAGGGTTACATGACCCGTCTGTTCGAGCGTGAGTCTTTCAAGGCTTCTCTGACCGAAGCTGAGCGCGAGATGCGCATCGGCGTATGA
- a CDS encoding cytochrome c1, whose translation MKKFIIAIIAALPALSYAAGGNNEHVVPANIDLADQASLQRGAVAFMENCSGCHSTQYQRYERVADDIGFTKEQMRELIYTDAKIGDLMVSAIPQADAEKWFGAAPPDLTMVARVRGSDWVYSYLKAFYVDPDRPFGVNNLVFPSVGMPHVLETYQGKPVLQEDGTVVASGGTMNAEEYDQLVLDITNFLTYSAEPVRLERERMGKWVLGFLAVFFVLAYLLKREYWRDVH comes from the coding sequence ATGAAGAAGTTCATCATCGCAATCATTGCCGCCCTGCCGGCACTGAGCTACGCCGCTGGCGGTAACAACGAGCACGTGGTTCCGGCCAACATCGATCTGGCTGACCAGGCTTCCCTGCAGCGCGGTGCCGTGGCCTTTATGGAGAACTGCTCCGGCTGTCACAGCACCCAGTATCAGCGCTACGAGCGTGTTGCCGATGACATCGGCTTCACCAAGGAGCAGATGCGCGAACTGATCTACACCGACGCCAAGATCGGTGACCTGATGGTCAGCGCCATCCCGCAGGCGGATGCTGAGAAGTGGTTTGGTGCGGCGCCGCCGGACCTGACCATGGTGGCCCGCGTGCGCGGTTCCGACTGGGTCTACTCCTACCTGAAAGCGTTCTACGTTGATCCGGACCGTCCGTTCGGCGTGAATAACCTGGTGTTCCCGTCCGTGGGTATGCCCCACGTTCTGGAAACCTACCAGGGTAAACCGGTTCTGCAGGAAGACGGCACTGTGGTCGCTTCCGGCGGTACCATGAACGCGGAAGAGTATGACCAACTGGTGCTGGATATCACCAACTTCCTGACTTACTCCGCCGAACCGGTTCGTCTTGAACGTGAGCGGATGGGTAAATGGGTGCTGGGATTCCTGGCAGTGTTCTTCGTGCTGGCCTACCTGCTTAAGCGGGAGTACTGGCGGGATGTACACTAA
- a CDS encoding cytochrome b, producing MKKLVDWIDARIPMTATYNKHVGQYPAPKNFNFWYFFGSLAMLVLVNQILTGIWLTMNYVPSAEGAFASIEYIMRDVEYGWLLRYMHSTGASAFFVVIYLHMFRGLIYGSYQKPRELLWIFGMLIFLVLMAEAFMGYLLPWGQMSYWGAQVIISLFGAIPVIGDDLTLWIRGDYVVSGATLNRFFALHVIALPLVLVVLVFLHIIALHEVGSNNPDGIEVKKNKGPDGWPLDAIPFHPYYTVKDIVGVAGFLILFCYVIFFMPEGGGYFLEPPNFEAANPLKTPEHIAPVWYFTPFYAILRAVPDKLLGVVAMGAAIAVLFVLPWLDRCKVKSIRYRSGIHKLNIAQFVVCFIALGILGALPATPLYTLLARIFSVGYFGFFALLFLYSKNEKCKPVPERVTG from the coding sequence ATGAAAAAGCTTGTCGATTGGATTGACGCCCGGATCCCGATGACGGCGACCTACAACAAGCATGTGGGTCAGTATCCGGCACCGAAAAACTTCAACTTCTGGTACTTCTTTGGCTCCCTGGCCATGCTGGTACTGGTGAACCAGATCCTGACCGGTATCTGGCTGACCATGAACTACGTACCCAGCGCGGAAGGGGCCTTTGCCTCCATCGAATACATCATGCGTGATGTGGAGTACGGTTGGTTGCTGCGTTACATGCACTCCACCGGTGCCTCCGCGTTCTTCGTGGTGATCTACCTGCACATGTTCCGCGGCCTGATCTACGGCTCCTACCAGAAGCCCCGTGAGCTGCTGTGGATCTTCGGTATGCTGATCTTCCTGGTGCTGATGGCCGAAGCCTTTATGGGCTACCTGCTGCCGTGGGGCCAGATGTCCTACTGGGGCGCCCAGGTGATCATCTCGCTGTTTGGTGCCATTCCGGTGATTGGTGACGACCTGACCCTGTGGATCCGTGGTGACTACGTGGTGTCCGGTGCAACCCTGAACCGCTTCTTCGCCCTGCACGTTATCGCGTTGCCGCTGGTGCTGGTGGTGCTGGTGTTCCTGCACATCATCGCCCTGCACGAAGTGGGTTCCAACAACCCGGACGGCATCGAAGTGAAGAAGAACAAAGGCCCGGATGGCTGGCCGCTGGATGCGATTCCGTTCCACCCCTACTACACCGTTAAGGACATCGTAGGCGTGGCTGGCTTCCTGATCCTGTTCTGCTACGTGATCTTCTTTATGCCGGAAGGCGGTGGTTACTTCCTTGAGCCGCCGAACTTCGAAGCCGCTAACCCGCTGAAGACCCCTGAGCACATCGCTCCGGTATGGTACTTCACCCCGTTCTACGCCATTCTGCGTGCGGTTCCGGACAAGCTGCTGGGTGTGGTTGCCATGGGCGCCGCCATCGCTGTGCTGTTCGTTCTGCCCTGGCTGGACCGTTGTAAGGTGAAGTCGATCCGCTACCGCAGTGGCATCCACAAGCTGAACATTGCCCAGTTCGTGGTCTGCTTTATTGCCCTGGGTATCCTCGGTGCCCTGCCGGCGACCCCGCTGTACACACTGCTGGCGCGGATCTTCTCGGTAGGTTACTTCGGCTTCTTTGCCCTGCTGTTCCTCTACAGCAAGAACGAGAAATGCAAACCGGTTCCGGAAAGGGTGACAGGCTAA
- the petA gene encoding ubiquinol-cytochrome c reductase iron-sulfur subunit: MSNAPVDTGRRRFLTVATAVVGGAGAAAVAVPFIKSWNPSAKAKAAGAPVEVNISKLEPGQMLRVEWRGKPVWIVRRTDKVLANLDTLADQLRDPASDEPQQPEYAKNPYRSIKDEYFIAVGLCTHLGCSPTYLPKSFEQQVEGVESGFFCPCHGSKFDMAGRVFAGVPAPLNLVIPPHTYVDDATVLIGVDEGAA, translated from the coding sequence ATGAGCAATGCGCCTGTCGATACTGGACGTCGCAGATTCCTGACCGTTGCCACGGCTGTGGTTGGCGGAGCTGGCGCTGCTGCTGTTGCGGTTCCCTTCATTAAGTCTTGGAACCCGAGCGCTAAGGCAAAAGCCGCTGGCGCACCAGTAGAAGTAAACATCAGCAAACTGGAACCAGGCCAAATGTTGCGCGTCGAGTGGCGCGGCAAGCCGGTTTGGATTGTACGTCGCACCGATAAAGTTCTGGCCAACCTGGACACGCTGGCCGATCAGTTGCGGGATCCCGCCTCTGACGAGCCTCAGCAGCCGGAGTACGCCAAAAATCCGTACCGTTCCATCAAGGACGAGTACTTCATCGCCGTTGGCCTCTGTACCCACCTCGGTTGTTCCCCGACTTACCTGCCTAAGTCGTTTGAACAGCAGGTGGAAGGGGTCGAGTCCGGTTTCTTCTGCCCCTGCCACGGCTCCAAGTTCGATATGGCTGGCCGGGTATTCGCCGGTGTTCCGGCCCCGCTGAACCTGGTGATTCCGCCGCATACCTATGTGGACGATGCCACCGTGCTGATCGGCGTTGACGAGGGAGCGGCTTAA
- the rpsI gene encoding 30S ribosomal protein S9 translates to MTQYYGTGRRKTSTARVFIKQGSGNITVNKRSLEQFFGRETARMVVRQPLELVEMLDKLDIYVTVTGGGITGQSGAIRHGITRALMQYDESLRPTLREAGFVTRDAREVERKKVGLRKARRRPQFSKR, encoded by the coding sequence ATGACTCAATACTACGGTACCGGCCGCCGCAAAACCTCTACTGCTCGTGTTTTCATCAAGCAGGGTAGCGGCAACATCACTGTAAACAAGCGTTCTCTGGAGCAATTCTTCGGCCGCGAAACTGCCCGTATGGTAGTTCGTCAGCCGCTGGAGCTGGTTGAGATGCTGGACAAGCTGGACATCTACGTAACCGTAACTGGCGGTGGTATCACCGGTCAGTCCGGTGCCATCCGTCACGGTATCACCCGTGCTCTGATGCAGTACGATGAGTCCCTGCGTCCGACTCTGCGTGAAGCTGGCTTTGTTACTCGTGATGCCCGTGAGGTTGAGCGTAAGAAAGTTGGTCTGCGCAAAGCACGTCGTCGTCCTCAGTTCTCCAAGCGTTAA
- the rplM gene encoding 50S ribosomal protein L13 has protein sequence MKTFTAKPESVQRDWFIIDAEGKTLGRLATEVARRLRGKHKPEYTPHVDTGDYIVIINAEKVTVTGNKAAAKMYYRHSGYPGGIKEINFSDLQARKPEMIIEKAVKGMLPKGPLGRAMFRKLKVYAGAEHKHAAQQPQVLDI, from the coding sequence ATGAAAACTTTTACTGCTAAGCCAGAGTCCGTACAACGCGACTGGTTTATCATCGATGCCGAGGGCAAGACCCTGGGTCGCCTGGCTACCGAAGTAGCTCGCCGTCTGCGCGGCAAGCACAAGCCTGAGTACACTCCTCACGTTGATACCGGTGACTACATCGTGATCATCAACGCCGAGAAAGTAACCGTGACCGGTAACAAGGCTGCTGCCAAGATGTACTACCGTCACTCCGGTTACCCGGGTGGTATCAAAGAAATCAACTTCTCCGATCTGCAGGCTCGTAAGCCTGAGATGATCATCGAGAAAGCGGTTAAGGGCATGCTGCCGAAAGGTCCTCTGGGTCGCGCCATGTTCCGTAAGCTGAAAGTGTACGCTGGTGCCGAGCACAAGCACGCTGCACAGCAGCCTCAGGTTCTGGATATCTAA
- the zapE gene encoding cell division protein ZapE: MSATPMARYRADLSRDDFQYDAAQEQAVTHLQRLFDDLMARQQQRPSLGQKLQALLGKSVAPSPVQGLYFWGGVGRGKTYLVDTFFECLPLKRKMRIHFHRFMHRVHAELNQLKGQVNPLEKVADTLADEAEVICFDEFFVSDITDAMLLGGLFELLFARGVVLVATSNIPPDELYRNGLQRARFLPAIALINAHCDVVNVDSGIDYRLRTLQQAEIYHHPLDQQAQQNLERYFGQLAPEPGQVGGDIEILGRPIAVQRHADGVVLLDFLALCDGPRSQSDYMELARLYHTVLLSGVTQMGAQSTGDDVARRFIAMVDEFYERGVKLILSADVAMSDLYTDGLVSFEFKRCLSRLTEMQSHDYLARPHLP, from the coding sequence ATGAGTGCGACCCCGATGGCGCGTTACCGCGCCGATTTGAGCCGTGATGACTTCCAGTATGACGCGGCACAGGAGCAAGCGGTAACCCACCTGCAGCGCCTTTTTGACGACTTAATGGCGCGTCAGCAACAGCGCCCGAGCCTGGGCCAGAAGCTGCAGGCGTTGCTGGGCAAATCCGTGGCCCCCAGTCCGGTTCAGGGTCTCTATTTCTGGGGTGGAGTGGGCCGGGGTAAAACCTACCTGGTGGATACCTTCTTTGAGTGCCTGCCACTGAAGCGCAAGATGCGCATCCACTTCCACCGCTTTATGCACCGGGTTCACGCCGAGCTGAACCAGCTTAAAGGGCAGGTAAACCCGCTGGAAAAGGTTGCCGATACCCTGGCCGACGAAGCCGAGGTGATCTGCTTCGACGAGTTTTTTGTCTCCGACATCACCGACGCCATGCTGCTGGGTGGCCTGTTTGAGCTGCTGTTTGCCCGTGGCGTGGTGTTGGTGGCCACCTCCAACATCCCGCCGGACGAGCTGTACCGCAATGGTTTGCAGCGCGCCCGTTTCCTGCCGGCCATTGCCCTTATCAATGCCCACTGTGATGTGGTGAATGTGGACAGCGGCATCGATTACCGTCTTCGTACCCTACAGCAAGCCGAAATCTACCATCATCCGCTGGACCAGCAGGCTCAGCAGAATCTCGAGCGCTATTTTGGCCAGTTGGCGCCGGAACCGGGCCAGGTGGGGGGCGATATCGAGATTCTGGGGCGCCCGATTGCGGTGCAACGCCATGCCGATGGGGTGGTTCTGCTGGATTTTCTGGCGTTATGTGACGGACCGCGCAGTCAAAGCGATTACATGGAGCTGGCACGCCTGTACCATACCGTCCTCCTCAGCGGGGTCACCCAGATGGGGGCGCAATCCACTGGTGATGATGTGGCCCGCCGCTTCATTGCCATGGTTGACGAGTTTTATGAGCGGGGAGTGAAGCTCATCCTCTCCGCTGACGTGGCAATGTCCGATCTGTATACCGATGGTTTGGTCAGCTTTGAGTTCAAACGCTGCCTGAGCCGGTTAACCGAAATGCAGAGCCACGACTACCTGGCCCGGCCACACCTGCCCTGA
- a CDS encoding YhcB family protein: MNWAFGILLFFAGMGLGYLLHWRMKGKGDDNQHLRRELEQARFDLDQQRQEVADYFEQSREMMVQLGQSLDKANRFWNDSAQGMLGDGQVMPLSLNQPQLEGLEEIPPKDYVQGSHGIIGAKDRIANG; the protein is encoded by the coding sequence ATGAACTGGGCATTTGGCATTTTGCTGTTTTTCGCAGGGATGGGCTTAGGCTACCTGCTGCATTGGCGCATGAAGGGCAAAGGCGATGATAACCAGCACCTGCGTCGCGAACTGGAACAAGCCCGTTTCGATCTGGACCAGCAACGCCAGGAAGTGGCCGACTACTTTGAACAGTCCCGCGAGATGATGGTGCAACTGGGCCAGAGCCTGGATAAAGCCAACCGTTTCTGGAACGACTCCGCTCAGGGGATGCTTGGCGATGGCCAGGTGATGCCGCTGAGCCTGAACCAGCCGCAGCTGGAAGGCCTGGAAGAGATCCCGCCGAAGGACTACGTTCAGGGCTCCCACGGCATCATCGGTGCCAAGGATCGCATCGCCAACGGCTGA